ttgcaCTACCCCATGCAATGTTTGCATATTTTATGTGACAATGAGTAAATGAGTGATATAATTGTACTAAAGTACGTTTATTTAGAACATTTCTTGCTTTGtacaatattcctatactttttgaaattttacttgataagtttttaatgtgacTTTTCCATGAAAGATATTCATCTATACAAACACCTAGAAAGTTGGTTACTGTTActtgtttaatttgtatattgtcaATAACAAGATAAGGCATGTTAATTggcagtttatattttttaataagaggATGGAAAAGAACCCATTTAGCTTTATCAATGTTAAGAGATAATTTTgtcttaaaccagtcagatattttgattaactcGATGTTCACGCAATTAAATAATGTAGGAATGCTTTTGTGCGGCATAAATAATttggtgtcatcagcaaacataattgttattaaatccgAGGCTTtgtataaatcattaatttaaataaggaaAAGAAGAGGTTctaatatggatccttgaggaactccatgtaatatttaataaatttgatgataatgtTTCATCGGCGTAAACAAATAGTTAAcgattagttaaataactttttgacaattttaaaacattgcctgTTATAccataacattttaatttttttgaaagaaatttatGATTAGTAGTATCAAACGCTTTcgctaaatcaataaatattcccaatgtgaatttagaattattaaatGAGTCTGATATACTTCTTGTAAACTAAATAATAGCATTCTCTGttgaattatgttttttaaatccatattgcatgttatataataatttgtttgataaaagGTGATTGTATACTCTGTTGTAAATTCttcctaaaattttagaaaaaacagagagGATAGAAATTGGACGATAGTGTTTAATATTAGTTTCTTCTCCTTctttaaatataggaaaattttttgctatttttaaatcatcaggaAAAACTCCCTGATTAATAGAGCATTTAAAGATTTggaaaagtatgttttttaaaccGTCAAAACAGTTTATAATAACATTACTATTGACATCATCTGGACCAActgctttatttgactttaacaatttataagCACTTTCAAACTCCTCAAaagataaatcaaaaaaatttagagacGAGTTTAGAGGGTCATATGTTgcctttattaatttttatggtttGGAATTTTTTCGACTAGGTTTTGTCCTacagatacaaaatatttattaaattcagaagcaattgttttttgatccagaaaaaaattatcatctaCTTTAATAACTGAGGGCAAAGATTGCGATGTTTTTTTAGTGTTACCCGTAATTTCGTTTATTAGTTGTCAAGTGCGTTTTgagtttaatttgtatttttcaagtaaattaattttgaatttttcctAAGGCGTTCAAATAGTCTcacgtaatttttataaatggtcTTACTCtcagttgtttttgattttaaatatttaatataaagtttttgtttaattttagaaaattttagaatatcTTTAATAATCCATGgcgatttaattttttatgtttgtaatttatttctactttgtgaaaattgatgtcataaatttcataaaaaatttaaaaaaaagatttgtatattaaattaatgtctTCACAAAAGTTAATAATGTCCCAATTAACTAAAgaaatttgatatttaaaagattctagatttttattatgaaaaagtgttttttaaatgatttttttttcattatttaaaattttcgcATACATAtctattgaaaagaaaattggGAAATGATCAGATATGTCACTTTTAATAATTCCGacaaattgatataaaaatataaacgatGAAAATGGATACAGAACTGCAGAACCGTAGGAATAGGTATGCGAGAGGTGCAGTCGCACAGGGCGGAAATTTTTGGCGTGGCGGAAAACTAATTACAAAtcattatattatttcattacttatataaaaataataattattgtatacatttaatttttgcttCTGCGTCACAATGAACATTTTTTGCTtctgcattaaataaaaatggggAGGTGATTTTAAAAACAGGTTGTAGAAAGTAAATACAACCCAGTGGGCATTTGGACGTCCAAGGACGTTCAAATTGGACCTAGGACGTCCATTTCGGACGTCTAATGGACGTCCAAATGAAACACCTTTCGTCCGTCTACAGTGGACGTCCAAGGACGTCcgtttaaaacactttttggaCGAATTGAGACGTCTGGCGGACGTCCAAATTCGTCCAAAATTGACGTCCTATCAAACGTATGGTCGTCGTATTTAGGCATGACACCGAAATCTAGCAATAATTtcctttttcaagttaaaaatttatttacttgtttaaatgttataatacatggtataatttaaaaaaaaattgaaaaatttttatattatttaactccTTCTTTTTGCAATTTCGGCATTGCACGTTTTAACAAGTCGCCAACAAGTGTCTCAATATTGCCCACGTCAAAACCATCTTTTTCTGAGATGAGCGCTTCTAAAACAAGCAAAATTTAGAactaattttcatttatacttaaatattattatgacttttttgttctttataacaaaacttgataaaaactttaagttaatTACGATGTAATTAGGTATGTAAACTAacttactttttaaacatttgtataaCGTTGTGGCCACAAATTTTCGTTTTCCTTTTATCCCATCTTTACTGAAGCAGCTTTGTAAAGGTTGTGTCATTATGCTGTCTAACACATTTTTAACTAGTCGACGTGGCGTTGAACCACCAACGCCCTTAATCTGTGTAATCTAGagacaataaaaactttatttaaaaaaaaaaatccaagcTAATCTCAATCTTGTGTCTATTTGAGGAAAAGtcattgtaaataaaattgttaacttctaatttaaaataaaaaatttagcttttttagttttgagttttatttttaaaactcaaaactAAAAGGTAACATtgaaaactattgaaaaaatttactttttctataaggtggaaaaaaaaaaaaaaaaactaactaaacTACCTTGCGAAACCTAGCTGCTTTACTGGAGTTTAGTCCATTTTCTTCCTCATCAAATCTTTCCATTGTATCTATTGGTTCTGTTAAAATATCGGCAGTTGCGAACCCACTGGGTCCCGCATCATTACTTTCAAGTAGCTCAAGACGATcaaggatttttttttgattctccTTAACTTGATCAAATTGACTTGTTAGTTCCATGAAAATTGCATATTGAAATTCCGAAAAGTAAAgcgaaaatttaattaaatatttaatttatgatttttcaaaattgaaaaaatatttattattaattgcaACTATTGAATTAgatttaattacaattaattataacaataaattctTAATTCTGAAACTAAAatgaattataaatattattatcaatataatacaaaaaaatgaaaaagttttcaaaaatgaaaaacaacattgataaaatatatacaagtaAATACAAAAGTACTCACGCTTGTTTgacatttctttaaaagaaactCCACCATTGCCTATATTTGaatgtttcctttttaaatcacctgttttaaaatcaagttgaaaatatagttaaatttttattctgaaaatatagttaaaaaagtatacaGTTTTTCTGAAATATCTGTAAATATAACCTCATCACCTGTATTTGAACATTTATTGCTCAGCCTATGAGTAAATCCACTGCTCATAGATTCATTAGAATGAAAAATGAAGTCTAGCTCTGGACTAGGTGCTCGAACTTCTTttgattttccaacaattttgttaATGAAATCAGGTGTAAAATCAGGCAACAGACTTGGAGCTTGAGCTGCTTTCAGTTTTTCtaatgcaaaaagaaaaaaacaaaaaaacaataaagttgaaataaatacTAATCAAACAAATAGTTTTTCTGGAATACCTTTACATAAAACTTAGTCACCTGTATTTGAATATCTATCGCTCAGCTTATGAGAAAATCCACTGTTTACAGGTtcattacaattaaaaatgatgttcaGCTCAGGACTGGGTGCTCGAACTTCTTTTGATTTTCCTTACGgttgatacaaaaaaattatttatacactcaataatttttttatcaagagaaattatataaataataaaaaatataaaccgTGATTTTCTGACTCATCTTCTGTTTGAAATTGAAGCATCTGGTTGCATGTCTCTAACGTTCCAGCTTCCAAAATAAATTCAGTAAACTTATACTCTTTCCAGCTTGGTTCCGGAACAGCCCACTTAGAAATATAAGTTCCAAGAGTTTTGTATCCTTTGGGTGggaaataaacaatatatttgtCTAAACTAACCCAATGACAAGGAACCACTGTCTTGGTTGGTAGACCTTTTTCAGTTATAACCACAGCACTAAAAAGcctgagaataaaaaaaaggacTTAATGAACAAATCAAAAGTACATACATATTACATTCatcttaaatatctttttactttttttaaattagaaacatAAACCAGTCAATATTGTTTACATATAATCTTAACTTcagattttataagtttttttaaacagattaataataaaaccaaaaacagtatatttaaataaatcttttctcataaaaaaggtttagaagtagaaaattttaatataaataaaggtAAGTATAGTTTATtaggtagttttttttttcagcccAAATTTACACAATTTAATAATGGTATGATAACTTGATCATTTCCATGTGGTAAGCAATCCATTTTATATTTGTACAAGTTACTTGATCTGACCAAAGTGTATCTTTTCTTATCAGAAATATTTGAAGAGTCTTAGAAAAAAcgaaatcttcaaaaaaattatctagTTCACTCTTTTTGTACATCTTGCATACTAATCTACCATCAGGCAAAATGTTGTTCACAAAGCATATACAATCTTGAGTATTAAACCAAGAGTTAGTAGGTCCATTAAACTTGGTAATAGGAATTGTTTTCTCAGAGTAAGTATCTTTTAATTCATGAAGccttttaattatttctattaatgGATTCTGTTTACCATTCCTTTTAaggttttcaaataattttcaaattgaaaacatgaaaaaacatcaagagaatattgaaaaaattcaacatCATCAGTAAGATGCTTGAggttatgtatattatatacagtGAAAGTATCACCATAATGGTCATGTGCAttagtaacaaaataatttaaaagttgccTTGCTGAATTTAGATAACTGCATTGTAAGATGGTTTCCTCTTCACATAGCATGCGTATTGCAAGGGCTAaactcaaaaaatgtttgtatctTTTTGGTTCCAGCACATCCTTTAGTACAACAATGCCTGTGTGTAGAAGAAAAGTTCTAAATTCAGTAGCCTTCCACCGATTAACTTCAGTTAGTTCACGTGATTGTCTCGCAAAATCTGAAGGTAATTTTCCTTTTAGTTCACTTAAACGATGAGATATCTCTATCAGATCTGCAGAAGCCAATCTTCCAGAGAATATCCATGGATATCCTccttttaaatacaataaaatacgACGCATTACTCCTAAACAAACTAGATGCATATAGTCCAATGGAAACTGTTGAACAAGATCTAGTTCTTGAATTTCATACAATGGAGTCACTATATGCTGATGAGATCTGTTTTCATTATCTAGTTGAGCATACTGGCCCGAACGTAACCcataatcagttttttttaaaaccaaattacTATTAATTGTACCATAAACTATACGACCTTTAACAGACACACCAGCCTCATCACATTTCTCACAGGCATGGTAACCACAATGTTGTACAATACCCTTCAGAAGACTGCGTGCAGGTGAATCACATGGAATTGCAAAGATTGAGACATAATAGGATTTACCGcataaaataactgttttattatGCAGCTCTTTAAGCTCATGtgcaaaattggttaaaaactCAATAGGATTTGGTTTTTTCTGACCACCATACAAGGCAACAGTAAAAGGttgaaaaacagaaaattgAGATGTGATAGGCCTTTATTGGTATCccgatgatttaaaaatagggagACCATCTACATTAAAGAGTAGCTTAATTTCATGACAGTTATATGCACTACGccttaaaattgtttcaagacCTTCCTTTATGCCAAGGTATTTATATTCACCTTCATTCATTTCGGTTGTATCAACTTTGTTCAATGTTCCTAAAACTGTCCTTGAATCTTTTGGAAGTTGGTGCCCATGATttcttaaaattgttaataagtCATTAACACATTCTCGTGTAGTTTGATGCTTTAATACCCAAATACGAATGTCTTTTAATAATGATTGACTATTATCTGTTAACTCACAAAATTCATCATCTgaagaataaataaaactattaaaactttgCGAAACACTATTTATTTTGGGCTGATGATCACAATCTGATTCATTCTCACTTTCTGATTGCATGAAACAACcacaattaaaagattttatagctaagtttttactaatatttgaatCATTTGTTGGGGAATCAATACATTGTGAAATTGCATACACATGACTACGGTTATTACGCCAGTTAGTTATACGCTTCCTAAAAAAAcactttgcaaataataaaattgtgtaaaatatacatataataaaacttatttgaataGAGATAAGgtggtaaatttattttacttatttgtaactaatattattattattattaaaaacttttccatatatgtaataataatttattattatactgtTGTCTTACCTCTAGGACTCCTAGAATTAAGATTACCagaaaatactaatatatatttttaataagtactctaaaatttcaaaagaggAAAAAAACATGGAAGCTGTCTataaaacatgtaaataatCAAAAGGTATTTTAGTCTActagattaaaatatttatgcaaaaactaTATCATATAGTTTTAGTATAGATATTTTAATCTAATAGATTATTAAATCAGTAAATATTTAATCTAGCTAG
This Hydra vulgaris chromosome 04, alternate assembly HydraT2T_AEP DNA region includes the following protein-coding sequences:
- the LOC136079827 gene encoding uncharacterized protein LOC136079827 isoform X3, producing the protein MAITALVRLFSAVVITEKGLPTKTVVPCHWVSLDKYIVYFPPKGYKTLGTYISKWAVPEPSWKEYKFTEFILEAGTLETCNQMLQFQTEDESENHGKSKEVRAPSPELNIIFNCNEPVNSGFSHKLSDRYSNTEKLKAAQAPSLLPDFTPDFINKIVGKSKEVRAPSPELDFIFHSNESMSSGFTHRLSNKCSNTGDLKRKHSNIGNGGVSFKEMSNKREYFCIYLYIFYQCCFSFLKTFSFFCIILIIIFIIHFSFRIKNLLL
- the LOC136079827 gene encoding uncharacterized protein LOC136079827 isoform X1, which produces MECKTYSKRFQGDSSEKYQRLFSAVVITEKGLPTKTVVPCHWVSLDKYIVYFPPKGYKTLGTYISKWAVPEPSWKEYKFTEFILEAGTLETCNQMLQFQTEDESENHGKSKEVRAPSPELNIIFNCNEPVNSGFSHKLSDRYSNTEKLKAAQAPSLLPDFTPDFINKIVGKSKEVRAPSPELDFIFHSNESMSSGFTHRLSNKCSNTGDLKRKHSNIGNGGVSFKEMSNKREYFCIYLYIFYQCCFSFLKTFSFFCIILIIIFIIHFSFRIKNLLL
- the LOC136079827 gene encoding uncharacterized protein LOC136079827 isoform X2; the protein is MFQLNFVARFRGGDTLFRLFSAVVITEKGLPTKTVVPCHWVSLDKYIVYFPPKGYKTLGTYISKWAVPEPSWKEYKFTEFILEAGTLETCNQMLQFQTEDESENHGKSKEVRAPSPELNIIFNCNEPVNSGFSHKLSDRYSNTEKLKAAQAPSLLPDFTPDFINKIVGKSKEVRAPSPELDFIFHSNESMSSGFTHRLSNKCSNTGDLKRKHSNIGNGGVSFKEMSNKREYFCIYLYIFYQCCFSFLKTFSFFCIILIIIFIIHFSFRIKNLLL